The Strix aluco isolate bStrAlu1 chromosome Z, bStrAlu1.hap1, whole genome shotgun sequence genome contains a region encoding:
- the GHR gene encoding growth hormone receptor isoform X1, which produces MDLRHLLFTLALVCANDSLSASDDLLRWPQISKCRSPELETFSCYWTDGNFYNLTAPGRIQLLYMKRNDEDWKECPDYITAGENSCYFNTSYTSIWIPYCVKLANNDEVFDEKCFSVDEIVLPDPPVHLNWTLLNTSQTGIHGDIQVRWDPPPTADVQKGWITLEYELQYKEVNETKWKELEPRISTMVPLYSLKMGRDYEIRVRSRQRTSEKFGEFSEILYVSFSQAGIEFVHCAEEIEFPWFLVVIFGVCGLAVTVILILLSKQPRLKMLIFPPVPVPKIKGIDPDLLKKGKLDEVNSILASHDNYKTQLYNDDLWVEFIELDIEDPDEKNRVSDTDRLLSEDHLKSHSCLGAKDDDSGRASCCEPDIPETDFSASDTCDAISDVDQFKKVTEKEEDLLCLDRKDNDESLPSLANTDTQRLLMNTQSENSQLWPPFADSIDSASPSVHTQLSNQNSLTNTDFYAQVSDITPAGSVVLSPGQKSKVGRAQCEGCAEQNFTMDNTYFCEADVKKCIAVTSHEEDEPYVQEQSCNEDAYFTTESLTTTGVNFGASTAETPSSEIPVPDYTSIHIVHSPQGLVLNATALPVPDKEFNMSCGYVSADQLNKIMP; this is translated from the exons ACCTTTTACGGTGGCCACAAATCAGCAAGTGCAGATCACCTGAACTGGAGACATTTTCATGTTATTGGACTGATGGAAATTTTTATAACCTCACTGCTCCAGGAAGAATACAACTACTGTACATGAAAAG GAATGATGAAGACTGGAAAGAATGCCCTGATTATATCACTGCAGGAGAAAATAGCTGTTATTTCAACACATCCTACACCTCTATTTGGATACCGTATTGTGTTAAGCTTGCCAATAATGATGAAGTATTTGATGAAAAATGTTTCAGCGTTGATGAAATAG TACTACCTGATCCCCCTGTCCACCTTAACTGGACTCTGCTAAATACTAGTCAGACTGGGATCCATGGGGATATCCAAGTAAGATGGGATCCACCACCAACAGCAGATGTTCAGAAGGGATGGATTACTCTGGAGTATGAATTGCAGTACAAAGAAGTTAATGAGACAAAATGGAAGGAG TTAGAACCCAGGATCTCAACAATGGTTCCACTGTACTCTCTGAAGATGGGAAGAGATTATGAGATACGAGTCCGATCAAGACAACGTACCTCTGAAAAATTTGGGGAGTTCAGTGAAATCCTTTACGTATCTTTTTCTCAAGCAGGCATTGAATTTGTTCATTGTGCTGAAG AAATTGAGTTTCCATGGTTCTTAGTTGTTATCTTCGGAGTATGTGGGCTGGCCGTAACAGTGATCTTAATCCTACTGTCTAAACAACCAAG gttaaaaatgctgatttttcctCCTGTGCCAGTTCCAAAGATTAAAGGGATTGATCCAGATCTCTTGAAG aAAGGAAAGCTAGATGAAGTGAACTCCATCTTAGCCAGCCATGACAACTACAAGACACAGCTATACAATGATGACTTGTGGGTTGAGTTTATTGAGTTGGACATAGAAGACCCTGATGAAAAGAACAGAGTCTCAGATACCGACAGACTCCTGAGTGAAGATCATCTGAAATCACACAGTTGCTTGGGAGCGAAGGATGATGATTCTGGACGGGCCAGTTGTTGTGAACCAGATATTCCTGAGACAGACTTTAGTGCAAGTGACACATGTGATGCCATATCTGATGTTGATCAGTTCAAAAAGGtaactgaaaaagaagaggatCTCTTGTGCCTTGATAGAAAAGATAATGATGAGTCACTTCCAAGCCTTGCCAACACAGACACCCAACGGTTGCTTATGAATACTCAGTCTGAAAATAGCCAGCTGTGGCCACCTTTTGCAGACAGCATTGACTCAGCTAGTCCATCGGTCCATACCCAGCTAAGTAACCAGAATTCACTGACAAATACTGACTTTTATGCGCAAGTGAGTGATATTACTCCAGCAGGCAGTGTTGTACTTTCACCAGGGCAGAAATCCAAGGTGGGGAGAGCACAATGTGAAGGCTGCGCAGAACAAAACTTCACCATGGACAACACCTACTTCTGTGAGGCAGATGTGAAAAAATGTATTGCTGTGACTTCCCATGAAGAGGATGAGCCATATGTTCAGGAGCAAAGCTGTAATGAAGACGCTTACTTCACCACAGAGAGCCTTACCACTACCGGTGTCAATTTTGGAGCTTCAACAGCAGAAACGCCAAGTTCAGAGATACCTGTCCCAGACTATACATCTATTCATATCGTTCACTCTCCACAAGGCCTCGTGCTCAACGCAACTGCACTGCCTGTGCCAGACAAGGAATTCAATATGTCTTGTGGCTATGTGAGTGCAGACCAGCTGAACAAAATCATGCCGTAG
- the GHR gene encoding growth hormone receptor isoform X2 gives MKRNDEDWKECPDYITAGENSCYFNTSYTSIWIPYCVKLANNDEVFDEKCFSVDEIVLPDPPVHLNWTLLNTSQTGIHGDIQVRWDPPPTADVQKGWITLEYELQYKEVNETKWKELEPRISTMVPLYSLKMGRDYEIRVRSRQRTSEKFGEFSEILYVSFSQAGIEFVHCAEEIEFPWFLVVIFGVCGLAVTVILILLSKQPRLKMLIFPPVPVPKIKGIDPDLLKKGKLDEVNSILASHDNYKTQLYNDDLWVEFIELDIEDPDEKNRVSDTDRLLSEDHLKSHSCLGAKDDDSGRASCCEPDIPETDFSASDTCDAISDVDQFKKVTEKEEDLLCLDRKDNDESLPSLANTDTQRLLMNTQSENSQLWPPFADSIDSASPSVHTQLSNQNSLTNTDFYAQVSDITPAGSVVLSPGQKSKVGRAQCEGCAEQNFTMDNTYFCEADVKKCIAVTSHEEDEPYVQEQSCNEDAYFTTESLTTTGVNFGASTAETPSSEIPVPDYTSIHIVHSPQGLVLNATALPVPDKEFNMSCGYVSADQLNKIMP, from the exons ATGAAAAG GAATGATGAAGACTGGAAAGAATGCCCTGATTATATCACTGCAGGAGAAAATAGCTGTTATTTCAACACATCCTACACCTCTATTTGGATACCGTATTGTGTTAAGCTTGCCAATAATGATGAAGTATTTGATGAAAAATGTTTCAGCGTTGATGAAATAG TACTACCTGATCCCCCTGTCCACCTTAACTGGACTCTGCTAAATACTAGTCAGACTGGGATCCATGGGGATATCCAAGTAAGATGGGATCCACCACCAACAGCAGATGTTCAGAAGGGATGGATTACTCTGGAGTATGAATTGCAGTACAAAGAAGTTAATGAGACAAAATGGAAGGAG TTAGAACCCAGGATCTCAACAATGGTTCCACTGTACTCTCTGAAGATGGGAAGAGATTATGAGATACGAGTCCGATCAAGACAACGTACCTCTGAAAAATTTGGGGAGTTCAGTGAAATCCTTTACGTATCTTTTTCTCAAGCAGGCATTGAATTTGTTCATTGTGCTGAAG AAATTGAGTTTCCATGGTTCTTAGTTGTTATCTTCGGAGTATGTGGGCTGGCCGTAACAGTGATCTTAATCCTACTGTCTAAACAACCAAG gttaaaaatgctgatttttcctCCTGTGCCAGTTCCAAAGATTAAAGGGATTGATCCAGATCTCTTGAAG aAAGGAAAGCTAGATGAAGTGAACTCCATCTTAGCCAGCCATGACAACTACAAGACACAGCTATACAATGATGACTTGTGGGTTGAGTTTATTGAGTTGGACATAGAAGACCCTGATGAAAAGAACAGAGTCTCAGATACCGACAGACTCCTGAGTGAAGATCATCTGAAATCACACAGTTGCTTGGGAGCGAAGGATGATGATTCTGGACGGGCCAGTTGTTGTGAACCAGATATTCCTGAGACAGACTTTAGTGCAAGTGACACATGTGATGCCATATCTGATGTTGATCAGTTCAAAAAGGtaactgaaaaagaagaggatCTCTTGTGCCTTGATAGAAAAGATAATGATGAGTCACTTCCAAGCCTTGCCAACACAGACACCCAACGGTTGCTTATGAATACTCAGTCTGAAAATAGCCAGCTGTGGCCACCTTTTGCAGACAGCATTGACTCAGCTAGTCCATCGGTCCATACCCAGCTAAGTAACCAGAATTCACTGACAAATACTGACTTTTATGCGCAAGTGAGTGATATTACTCCAGCAGGCAGTGTTGTACTTTCACCAGGGCAGAAATCCAAGGTGGGGAGAGCACAATGTGAAGGCTGCGCAGAACAAAACTTCACCATGGACAACACCTACTTCTGTGAGGCAGATGTGAAAAAATGTATTGCTGTGACTTCCCATGAAGAGGATGAGCCATATGTTCAGGAGCAAAGCTGTAATGAAGACGCTTACTTCACCACAGAGAGCCTTACCACTACCGGTGTCAATTTTGGAGCTTCAACAGCAGAAACGCCAAGTTCAGAGATACCTGTCCCAGACTATACATCTATTCATATCGTTCACTCTCCACAAGGCCTCGTGCTCAACGCAACTGCACTGCCTGTGCCAGACAAGGAATTCAATATGTCTTGTGGCTATGTGAGTGCAGACCAGCTGAACAAAATCATGCCGTAG